CCATGGCCGCGTCGAGCAAGCTGCCACTCTCGatgccgtcggcgtcggcgaacAGCCACGACTCGATGGCGGAGAGCTGCgtctcgtcgccggcgtcggcggcggcggcggcggtgacggtcgGCTTTGTCTCGTACTCGAAGGCggacgcgggcgccgccgctgcggacAAGGCCGTGCCGCCGTAGGACACCTCGGAGGCTTCCGACGAGCCGGACGCGCTCTCGGTGGCGCCGGGGGTGGCCGGCCCGCTGCCGGCGgcgcgcctgccgccgccgccgcccttcttcCGGGCCCACCCGTCGAGCATCCGGGAGATGTTCTCGGTGGTGAGGACGTAGCCGGCGGATGACGGGGAGCACTGCGACGCCCCCGACGTGCTCGACGCGGCGGGGCTATCGGCGCCGGCGGACGCTGCTGCTCCGGTGGTGGCGCCGCCTCCCCccgcggcggcgttggcggcgtcGGGCTGATGCGGTGGCTTGACGTCGTCGAGCGACGTGAGCGCCTCGCGGAGCGCGCGGCGCGCCATGTCGATGTCGGTCTGCAGGCGCCGCTCCCACTGCCCCTTGGACGACGACGCGGGCCTCTGCGCGGCGGGCTTCGGGGAgaccgcgtcgccggcggcgccaccgtctccgtcaccgccggcgccgccgccctgcaGCTTGCGCTTGAGGTGGGTGTTCCAGTAGTTCTTGATGTCGTTGTCCGTGCGCTCGGGGAGGTACGACGCGATGGCCGCCCAGCGGTTGCCGAGGAGCGCCTGGAGGTGGACGATGAGCTTCTCCTCCTGGTCGGTGAAGTTTCCCCGCTTGATCCCGGGCCTCAGGTAGTTGGTCCACCGGAGCCTACAGCTCTTGCTGCACCGCATCAGCCCTGCAAGCAACCATTTCGACAAACACCTCGCACGCGTCAgaatcaagaagaagaagaagccatcCTAGCTCAGGCGGTACAAGTGATCGTCACCTGTTCTGGTCGGGACGGCGCGCCAGTTGCCGGGGCCGTGCTCCTGGACGTAGGAGACGAGGACGAGGTCCTCCTCCGGCGTCCACGGGCCCTTCTTGACGCCGTCCTTGTCGCAGCACGGCGGCCTCACCATGGTCGATGGAGATCCAAGAACTGGAAAGCTGGATTTCTcagatcgatggatggatggatgagtTTGATGTTGCAAGAGAGGAGGAGAGTTTGGTGGTGGAGAGTGAGAGGAAGACAAGGGTCCAAGGGGGAAGAGGGTGTAGGTGAGTTTATAtacagagagaggggggggggcgaAGGAGATGCACAGTGGCGCTGACCTTATTATGTGTGCAGTCTTAAGCCTAATCTGCAAGGttaagagagagaggggcattGTATTGGCTTCCTTCCTGGAAGAGTCAAAtaggaggagaggtgaggtgaGGACGTGAGGTTGTGAGGCAGTGAAGAGAAAGAGAGTTGAGGGGTGCATTTACGGCGGGCTCGTGGCAAAGTCAGCCTGGTGGTGGGGCGCTACTACCAGTACAACACAACACTGCAAGGCTAGCTGGGGCGGTTTAGATGAggctaaaattttttttcttctctgttATATTACTTCCTCctttataatataagggattttgtcctataatataagggattttgagtttttatttgtactgtttgaccactcgtcttattcaaaaaaattttggaattttttttgacttactttattatctaaagtactttaagcacgacttttcaatttttatatttgcacaaattttttgaataagacgagtggtcaaacaatgcaaacaaaaactcaaaatcccttatattatgggacggagggattagATGTTTAGATGCTAATTTAgattattaaacatagactaataaaaaaaaactaatttcataaataagagctaatctGCCAGACGAATTTtgtaagcctaattaatccataattatcaaaagtttactataacgtcacattgtcaaatcatggcgtaattaggcttaaaagattcgtctcgtaaattagtccaagattatgtaATGGGTTATGTAATTAGTCTATATGACAGGGAATAAGCGCACGTCGGTGCATGGGAATTTTACAAAGCTTTGAGCAagtttaggccttgtttagttcccataCAAAAATTTTACAACATGTCGTATTGAACATTtaaagcctaattgctctatgatttgacaatatggtgctacagtaaacatttgctaatgacagattaattaggcttaataaattcgtctcgttgtttactgacggattctgtaattagttttttttattaatgcccAAGCACCcctgcgacaccctatataatacccgatgtgacatgccaaaactttacacgcCTGTGTCTTAACACCCCCTTACTCGTACGGCTCTCATCTTTTTCTTATACTCATGTTTATAAGccaatatatattttattttaattttaaatttgaagttaattttaGGACTTTTTTATCATGGTACTTTTAGTATTTGTTTTTAATTGTTAAGAACACgtacataaaagttttattcgtaaattatttttcatttgcaaatatgatGTTTTGCTTATTTCTAGAATAAGCCAAATGATAGGGTTGTCAGTTGCTACCTCTAAAATTAACACATCATCGATAGCTAAATTTATAATCTACACATATAATAGTttcatataaatataaatatagtataatacATCATCAATAGCTCATCTCTTAGAGCAcccacaatggtaaagtaatgtgctctctataaaacatgtacatctcagcaatagactagattaatggtaaatcacctcaatagtatgtttacatgggtatctatagctctctaacacatataatttttctctatagactatctccagtttagtagatagctttgctctctctctccatttaatatctttcaaataaaaaaaatgctgatATAGATttcttatagagagcctataaccattgtgggtgctccTATACACTAGTTATCTTATAGCTCGTGTTGTAGTTGTAGCTTATTATAAATCTGtcgtcagtttttttttctctctttttcatcTGTGCTGATGTAGTACTTCCTTTAACATTTCACTCCAGAGTAGTGTACTTGCTCTATGCACAAAGCTACACACACGGACACACCAGACTAGGAGTACTCCTCGTGTACTGTGGCCGACCCCGACCgggccccgcctccgcctcctctgcgTTGCCGCGTGCATTTATCGCGGCCGTCGCGTGGCCTGGCCGCATATGCCGTGTTGCGACGCTGCCTGGCCCCGGCCGGCGAGAGGCCTCCATGCATGCTGCCCATGTTCCACATCCCCCCCTTGCTACTCCCTCTCCCTAGTGCACagtgtggcaatggcatgcacAAATTCCGTTTGGATTTTCTTAATACAAACAGTTTAATTTTCGTGAAATGTACAGGGAAGAAATTAGCTAGCCAGGTGCGACAGATGACATGTTTGCCGGTCCAAGCTGAGAAGCAAAAAGGTCTTGGCTTTAGCTAGCTTCCCTTTGCTAAGCAAATTTGTCTCACATCCTCGATCTGTTTTCCAGCATTGATTTTGCACCTGTCAGGTTCTGAATAAGAATAACCACAAGGTGATCTCGGTCACCGCTTGCGGCTGGCTGACGTTCTTCACTGCTGATCCATCGATTCTCCacgtttgttttgttttttgggGTTCTTTTTTTACTCCACTTTCACCTCTTCTCTAACGAACAGTTAGCCCTCCAGGTCGCCGTCAGTTTTTGGCtgaatttttcttttcctgacgGTGATagtatggctgtgtttagatctaaagtttggatccaaatttcggtccttttttatcacatcaacctgtcatacaaacataacttttcagttacatcatctccaatttcaaccaaaatctaa
The window above is part of the Oryza sativa Japonica Group chromosome 7, ASM3414082v1 genome. Proteins encoded here:
- the LOC4343988 gene encoding transcription factor MYB30, with product MVRPPCCDKDGVKKGPWTPEEDLVLVSYVQEHGPGNWRAVPTRTGLMRCSKSCRLRWTNYLRPGIKRGNFTDQEEKLIVHLQALLGNRWAAIASYLPERTDNDIKNYWNTHLKRKLQGGGAGGDGDGGAAGDAVSPKPAAQRPASSSKGQWERRLQTDIDMARRALREALTSLDDVKPPHQPDAANAAAGGGGATTGAAASAGADSPAASSTSGASQCSPSSAGYVLTTENISRMLDGWARKKGGGGGRRAAGSGPATPGATESASGSSEASEVSYGGTALSAAAAPASAFEYETKPTVTAAAAADAGDETQLSAIESWLFADADGIESGSLLDAAMDYTF